The following are encoded together in the Sinorhizobium terangae genome:
- a CDS encoding AraC family transcriptional regulator codes for MSIGPQVTVLRSDSVSVAHVRSQHVVKKESIAIPNSDAFSTIVQLRPFKDHRLWRNGRLVHNGSHAQGALSITHLAEDWRCEHRSPFDNIRFTIDRHVLRDFLLDNGRADLPPLKCESGQIDPVMYHLGQALLPALANPGNADKLYVDHILLAFQAHLVSRYGGVDLAPTRQYGLSRRQLAAATAYLAEHASRKISMNEVASICDLSTSHFIRAFKKSTGRTPHRWLTEYRIQKAQTLLLGEAPIAEIAVSCGFTDQSHLTHVFSSICDVSPAAWRRVQRNGVHRSSIADGQCVPGDKPSRRNQTKP; via the coding sequence ATGTCAATCGGACCGCAAGTGACCGTTCTTCGATCAGATTCTGTATCGGTTGCTCATGTTCGCAGCCAACATGTTGTCAAGAAGGAGAGCATCGCAATCCCGAATTCGGACGCGTTCAGCACGATCGTTCAACTTCGCCCCTTCAAGGACCATCGTTTGTGGCGAAATGGACGGCTGGTGCATAACGGAAGCCACGCGCAAGGAGCATTGTCGATCACGCATCTTGCCGAGGATTGGCGTTGCGAACACCGCTCCCCGTTCGACAACATACGATTTACGATCGACCGACACGTCTTGCGAGACTTCTTGCTGGACAATGGAAGGGCCGATCTCCCTCCCTTAAAGTGCGAGTCCGGGCAGATCGATCCGGTGATGTATCACCTTGGCCAAGCACTCCTGCCTGCCCTTGCAAATCCGGGGAACGCCGACAAGCTATATGTGGACCACATACTGCTCGCTTTTCAGGCTCATCTTGTAAGTCGTTACGGTGGCGTTGATCTCGCACCGACCCGGCAATACGGCCTTTCCAGACGTCAATTGGCAGCCGCAACGGCATATCTTGCGGAACACGCGTCGCGCAAAATATCAATGAACGAGGTCGCGTCGATATGCGACCTGTCCACAAGCCACTTCATCCGGGCATTCAAGAAATCGACGGGGCGCACGCCGCACCGGTGGCTGACCGAATACCGTATACAAAAAGCGCAAACCTTGCTCCTGGGTGAGGCGCCCATTGCCGAGATCGCGGTCAGTTGCGGCTTCACCGATCAAAGCCATCTGACGCACGTCTTCTCGTCCATTTGTGATGTCTCGCCAGCCGCTTGGCGGCGTGTGCAGCGCAATGGCGTCCACCGGTCGTCAATTGCTGATGGACAGTGCGTTCCCGGTGACAAGCCTTCGCGTCGTAACCAGACCAAGCCATAA
- a CDS encoding DoxX family protein, with product MKSSIRSYEPYLLSLLRIVSALVLFSYGTQKILKFPMSDGGPPPGSLPWIAGLFELVLGFLVLIGLKTRIAAFVLSGVMAFAYFLRHAPQGFYPAQNGGVAAILFCFIFLYLTAAGAGPLSVDAHHQQTKTP from the coding sequence ATGAAATCAAGCATAAGATCTTACGAACCATACCTCCTGAGCCTCCTGCGCATCGTCTCGGCGCTGGTCCTTTTCAGTTATGGCACACAGAAGATCCTCAAATTTCCGATGTCCGACGGCGGCCCGCCGCCCGGCTCCCTGCCCTGGATCGCCGGGCTCTTTGAGTTGGTGCTCGGCTTCCTTGTGCTCATCGGGCTCAAGACCCGCATCGCTGCATTCGTGCTTTCCGGTGTCATGGCCTTCGCCTATTTCCTCAGGCACGCTCCGCAAGGCTTCTATCCTGCCCAGAACGGCGGCGTAGCCGCGATCCTCTTCTGCTTCATATTTCTTTACCTGACTGCGGCCGGCGCCGGACCTTTGAGCGTCGACGCACATCACCAACAAACCAAAACCCCATAA
- a CDS encoding hydrolase, producing MPNATPTPGSLLVSPKDHALIMIDFQSQMAFATKSIDAVQLRNNAALVAHAAAGFKVPTILTTVAEKSFSGPMFGEITEAFEGQALLDRTSMNTWEDAAVIEEVNRIGKPRLVFCGLWTSVCIVGPTLSALDQGFEVYVIADACGDVSEEAHERAMERMVQAGVRPMTSLQYMLELQRDWARTETYDMTTGIAKRFGGAYGLGIIYAKTMFGASEGH from the coding sequence ATGCCGAACGCCACGCCGACCCCTGGTTCTCTTCTGGTATCGCCGAAGGACCATGCGCTGATCATGATCGATTTCCAGTCGCAAATGGCCTTTGCGACCAAGTCTATCGATGCGGTGCAACTACGCAACAACGCCGCACTGGTGGCACACGCCGCTGCGGGCTTCAAGGTGCCGACGATCCTCACGACCGTCGCCGAAAAAAGCTTCTCGGGCCCGATGTTCGGCGAGATCACCGAGGCCTTCGAAGGCCAGGCGCTGCTCGACCGCACCTCGATGAACACCTGGGAGGACGCAGCGGTGATCGAGGAGGTCAACCGCATCGGCAAGCCACGGCTGGTCTTCTGTGGACTGTGGACCTCCGTCTGCATCGTCGGGCCGACGCTCTCGGCGCTCGACCAAGGGTTTGAAGTCTATGTGATCGCCGACGCCTGTGGCGATGTCTCGGAAGAGGCCCATGAGCGCGCCATGGAACGCATGGTCCAGGCCGGCGTCAGGCCGATGACCTCGCTGCAATATATGCTGGAGCTGCAGCGCGATTGGGCGCGCACCGAGACCTACGACATGACGACCGGTATCGCCAAAAGGTTTGGCGGCGCCTATGGCCTCGGTATCATCTACGCCAAGACCATGTTCGGTGCGTCCGAAGGACACTGA
- a CDS encoding XapX domain-containing protein, producing the protein MKMYLISLGTGLLVGVIYSLLNVRSPAPPVIALIGLLGMLIGEQAVPVAKRLISGNPVNVSWLNSRCVPHVFGELPTGVDSKDMPDQPSTREIG; encoded by the coding sequence ATGAAAATGTACCTGATATCGCTCGGCACCGGGCTGCTCGTGGGCGTCATTTACAGCCTGCTCAACGTTCGTTCGCCAGCTCCACCGGTGATCGCACTGATCGGGCTCCTGGGCATGCTCATCGGCGAGCAGGCAGTGCCGGTCGCCAAACGCCTGATCTCGGGCAATCCGGTGAACGTTTCCTGGCTCAACAGCCGCTGCGTCCCGCATGTTTTCGGGGAACTGCCGACCGGAGTCGACAGTAAGGATATGCCCGACCAACCATCGACGCGGGAGATCGGCTGA
- a CDS encoding amidohydrolase yields MPTRRGFLGAASVLALPGLFSPAHAADPASISGDKPMSADLILHHGLVTTLDRTNPNATAVAVKDGKFLAVGEDSEIMALAGPDTKIIDLKGRRVLPGLIDNHTHVVRGGLNYNMELRWDGVRSLADAMDMLKRQVAITPAPQWVRVVGGFTEHQFEEKRLPTLEEINAVAPDTPVFLLHLYDRALLNAAALRAVGYTRETPSPPGGEIARDANGNPSGMLIARPNAGILYATLAKGPKLPFEYQVNSTRHFMRELNRLGVTGVIDAGGGFQNYPDDYAVIQKLADDGQMTVRLAYNLFTQKPKQEKDDFLNWTKSVKYKQGDDYFRHNGAGEMLVFSAADFEDFREPRPDMPPEMEGELEAVVRILAENRWPWRLHATYDETISRALDVFEKVNQDIPLDGLNWFFDHAETISERSIDRIAALGGGIAVQHRMAYQGEYFVERYGLGAAEATPPVARMLEKGVKTSAGTDATRVASYNPWVSLSWMITGRTVGGMRIYPQRNCLDRETALRMWTENVTWFSNEEGKKGRIEKGQFADFIVPDKDFFACAEDEISFLTSDLTVVGGKVVYAAGTFADYDESNVPPAMPDWSPVRTYAGYAAWGEPEGAGKRSLRRTAIATCGCANNCGVHGHDHAGAWTSKLPVADLKGFWGALGCSCWAV; encoded by the coding sequence ATGCCGACCCGTCGCGGCTTTCTGGGAGCAGCGTCCGTGCTGGCGCTTCCAGGCCTATTTTCGCCGGCGCACGCCGCCGATCCCGCATCGATTTCTGGAGACAAGCCAATGAGCGCCGATCTTATCCTCCATCATGGCCTTGTGACCACGCTCGACCGGACGAACCCGAACGCAACCGCCGTCGCCGTGAAGGACGGCAAGTTTCTTGCCGTCGGCGAAGACAGCGAGATCATGGCGCTCGCCGGGCCCGACACGAAGATTATCGACCTCAAGGGCCGGCGCGTATTGCCCGGCCTAATCGACAACCACACCCATGTCGTCCGCGGTGGCCTGAACTACAATATGGAGCTGCGCTGGGACGGCGTCCGCTCACTTGCCGATGCGATGGATATGCTGAAACGGCAAGTGGCGATTACGCCGGCGCCGCAATGGGTGCGCGTCGTCGGCGGCTTCACCGAGCACCAGTTCGAGGAAAAGCGCCTGCCGACGCTCGAAGAGATCAACGCGGTCGCGCCCGACACGCCGGTCTTCCTGCTGCATCTTTACGATCGCGCGCTTCTGAACGCCGCCGCACTGCGTGCCGTCGGTTATACCAGGGAAACGCCGAGCCCGCCGGGTGGCGAGATCGCCCGCGATGCCAACGGCAACCCGAGCGGTATGCTCATTGCCAGGCCGAACGCCGGCATTCTCTATGCGACCCTTGCCAAAGGCCCCAAGCTGCCCTTCGAATACCAGGTCAACTCCACCCGCCACTTCATGCGCGAACTCAACCGTCTGGGCGTCACTGGCGTGATCGATGCGGGCGGCGGTTTCCAGAACTATCCGGATGACTATGCGGTGATCCAGAAGCTCGCCGACGACGGCCAGATGACCGTGCGGCTTGCCTACAATCTCTTCACCCAGAAGCCGAAGCAGGAAAAGGACGATTTCCTCAACTGGACGAAGTCGGTCAAATACAAGCAGGGCGACGACTATTTCCGCCACAACGGCGCCGGCGAGATGCTTGTCTTTTCGGCCGCCGACTTCGAGGACTTCCGCGAGCCGCGGCCCGACATGCCGCCGGAGATGGAGGGGGAACTCGAGGCCGTCGTGCGCATCCTTGCCGAGAACCGCTGGCCCTGGCGCCTGCATGCGACCTATGACGAGACGATCTCGCGCGCACTCGATGTCTTCGAAAAGGTCAATCAGGACATCCCTCTCGATGGCCTCAACTGGTTCTTCGATCACGCCGAAACGATCTCCGAGCGCTCGATCGACCGCATCGCCGCTCTCGGCGGCGGCATCGCCGTCCAGCACCGTATGGCCTATCAGGGCGAGTATTTCGTCGAGCGCTACGGTCTCGGCGCGGCCGAGGCTACGCCGCCGGTCGCGCGTATGCTGGAAAAGGGCGTCAAGACGTCGGCGGGTACCGACGCCACGCGCGTCGCCTCCTACAATCCCTGGGTCTCGCTTTCCTGGATGATCACCGGCCGCACCGTCGGGGGAATGCGCATCTATCCGCAGCGCAATTGTCTCGACCGCGAAACGGCGCTCAGGATGTGGACCGAAAACGTCACCTGGTTCTCCAACGAGGAGGGCAAGAAGGGTCGCATCGAGAAAGGCCAGTTCGCAGACTTCATCGTCCCGGACAAGGACTTCTTCGCCTGTGCCGAGGACGAGATTTCGTTCCTGACCTCCGACCTGACGGTCGTCGGCGGCAAGGTCGTCTATGCGGCGGGCACCTTTGCCGACTATGACGAAAGCAACGTGCCACCGGCCATGCCCGACTGGTCTCCGGTCAGAACCTACGCGGGCTACGCCGCCTGGGGCGAACCGGAGGGCGCCGGCAAGCGCTCGCTGCGCCGGACGGCGATCGCCACTTGCGGCTGCGCCAACAATTGCGGTGTCCACGGCCATGATCATGCCGGCGCCTGGACGTCCAAGCTGCCGGTCGCCGATCTCAAGGGTTTCTGGGGCGCACTCGGCTGTTCCTGCTGGGCCGTCTGA
- a CDS encoding DoxX family protein, which translates to MNATSTFERRLAARARPLFAAPALRWVALLALCSAYIQGPVTKIFDFGGAIAEMNHFGLHPAPFFAVAVIVFELAASAMILSGFFRWLAALALAAFTLAATFVALRFWELAPGQERLMATNAFFEHLGLVGAFLIVAWQDLHDRRSGQP; encoded by the coding sequence ATGAACGCGACTTCAACATTCGAAAGGCGGCTCGCGGCTCGCGCGAGGCCGCTCTTCGCCGCGCCGGCTTTGCGGTGGGTGGCGCTGCTCGCCCTTTGTTCCGCCTATATCCAGGGGCCCGTGACGAAGATCTTCGACTTCGGCGGGGCGATTGCCGAGATGAACCATTTCGGCCTGCATCCCGCACCCTTCTTCGCCGTGGCGGTGATCGTCTTCGAACTCGCCGCCTCAGCCATGATACTGAGCGGCTTCTTCCGCTGGCTCGCAGCACTTGCACTTGCCGCCTTCACATTGGCGGCGACTTTCGTCGCCCTGCGCTTCTGGGAGCTCGCCCCAGGACAGGAACGTCTCATGGCGACGAATGCGTTCTTCGAGCATCTGGGCCTCGTCGGCGCATTCCTGATCGTCGCATGGCAGGACCTTCATGACCGGAGGTCCGGTCAGCCATGA